Proteins encoded together in one Flavobacteriales bacterium window:
- a CDS encoding type IX secretion system membrane protein PorP/SprF: MNLRHQVLPLLMVAGTAAAQQLPQLSQYVSQDYLYNPSVAGSRPWFELRSAHRYQWVGVQDAPRTFMLSATTPVGRKMGLGGFLFTDNVGPTRRTGFQLTYAYHLQLTEKLRLGLSLSGGLVQFLIDGSKITFHDGSDPVMDDQLRGEVVPDATFAFLLHHPNYWFGATAPQLFNNRIYFFDEQEETLSRLERHYFATGGYRIRFSDDLRLEPSFLVKYVNPVPPKLDVNLTLNYKDILWIGGGWRSNDAIPLMVGCWLKKMFQFGYSFDLTTTGLSRYSQGTHEVMLALTFGKDRPAPRTKAAPTAPAAPPAP, encoded by the coding sequence ATGAACCTGCGCCACCAAGTCCTTCCGCTGTTGATGGTCGCCGGCACGGCGGCCGCGCAGCAACTGCCGCAGCTCAGCCAGTACGTGAGCCAGGACTACCTCTACAACCCGTCCGTGGCCGGATCGAGGCCCTGGTTCGAGCTGCGCAGCGCGCATCGGTACCAGTGGGTGGGGGTGCAGGATGCTCCGCGCACCTTCATGCTCAGTGCCACCACACCGGTGGGTCGGAAGATGGGCCTAGGCGGCTTCCTGTTCACCGACAACGTGGGCCCCACGCGCCGCACCGGGTTCCAGCTCACCTACGCCTACCACCTCCAGCTCACCGAGAAGCTGCGGCTGGGCCTGTCGCTGAGCGGCGGGTTGGTGCAGTTCCTCATCGACGGGTCCAAGATCACCTTCCACGACGGCAGCGATCCGGTGATGGACGATCAGTTGCGCGGTGAGGTGGTGCCCGATGCCACGTTCGCGTTCCTGTTGCACCATCCCAACTACTGGTTCGGCGCCACCGCTCCCCAGCTGTTCAACAACCGCATCTACTTCTTCGATGAGCAGGAGGAGACGCTGAGCCGCTTGGAACGCCACTATTTCGCCACCGGCGGATACCGGATCAGGTTCTCCGACGACCTGCGCCTGGAGCCGAGCTTCCTGGTGAAGTATGTGAACCCGGTGCCGCCGAAGTTGGACGTGAACCTCACCCTGAACTACAAGGACATCCTGTGGATCGGGGGGGGCTGGCGGTCCAACGACGCCATACCGCTGATGGTCGGGTGCTGGCTGAAGAAGATGTTCCAGTTCGGGTATTCGTTCGACCTCACCACCACGGGCCTGAGCCGCTACAGCCAGGGCACCCATGAGGTGATGCTGGCCCTCACCTTCGGGAAGGACCGTCCGGCTCCGCGCACCAAGGCGGCCCCCACCGCCCCGGCTGCGCCCCCGGCTCCGTGA
- a CDS encoding gliding motility-associated C-terminal domain-containing protein: protein MRPTVSFDPIPGPIRPWGAALAVVLLSATSVEAQTFVMGNASWQACSGEFLDSGGSGGPYGDSEDLTATLCPTNGAGSGSTVSVTFTAWAVQPGATDQLFIHNGTSTADPLLVTGNGANSLNGQTITSTGPSGCLTFHWVSDAANTFAGWAATIGPAPDAGTSTGITVCDTDAPLDLFAALSGTPDAGGSWTAPGSVPHGSTFDPGTDPPGIYTYTVSAGGGCPVATATVTVVVNTQPVAGVSTSIGVCSDDTPFSLFALLGPTAQAGGSWTGPGGPHPPTYTPGVSPAGIYTYTVPGVPPCVDASATVTVSEQAAPDAGGDRSITVCSDDAPFALTTQLNGTPDPGGQWVGPGGPILGDLFDPAVGPAGVWTYTVTGIPPCSNASAELTITIRQAPDAGSDRTVVVCSTRGSFALVDSLGGTPDLTGAWTDPNNVAVNGTFIPGTSAQGTYTYTVTGQSPCDPAVATVTVQLVIAPDAGTNATLLLCSTDADVQLFGELGGAPDPGGSWTDPDGDPFSGTFDPGSDDPGIYTYTVQGQAPCVDASSTVTITVTPAPNAGSSGTALVCSTEGAFDLVDSLGGSPAVNGTWTDPNSVNVPSGTYVPGTSTPGLYTYTVTGLAPCANAITTVDVDETAAPNAGTSAALTVCSDDPVVDLFTLLGGADPGGTWTDPGSQPHSGQYDPATDVGGTYTYTVAGTPPCSDAVASVQITRRIAPRAGTDGSTTVCSNTGSFPLISVLGGSPMTTGVWTDPNGTLVPSGNFIPGQSLPGPYRYVVSGTAPCVNDTAFATVNVQQAPNAGINGDTLVCGNGSSFALSLVLVAPFDANGSWTGPGTSPHGPIYDPLTDVPDVYTYTVAGDPPCANATASVIVQEVAPPNAGTDNTVTVCSNAAPFSLFGSLGGTPASGGTWSGPGGAMNGTFTPGTSPAGQYTYTVSGTAPCSSVSAIVTVVVNNAPRAGGDGAATVCTNSGAIDLFTLLQPPYTAGGTWLDVNSTGQLSGSVLQTNGLPNNVYLFRYVVLGSGQCPNDTAAVSITIAPQLDAGSNTFRQVCGNETAYDLFAHLNGGPDPGGVWIDNDNTNALTNGVFNATLVAPGNYDFTYFLDGGGFCPDDQAMMTVNVEGAPDAGLSADTVVCGNGGVFQLFTVLGGTPEAGGTWKFNGQPHGPSYDPVNDLPGEYEYRVDGDPPCQDSIATVTVTEVAPPNAGQGRPVSVCENDAPFVMTDSLGGTPQLTGTWTDPNNQVHANLFVPGVDPSGAYVYTVPGNFPCSNAFAVLTVNKTLEPDAGGDGQVAVCDDAGAFLLSTVLTGTPDAGGFWRDPNGAITDVLFDPLVDPEGDYTYVVPASGACEADSAVASVFVNPRPNAGNSTSTTACSTGGSVNLFPLLGGADNTGFWTNPLGQLHGGEFNPQNDPPGAYKYKVNGVFPCPADSAVVIVSVSAPLSPGTSVTRSVCSSQPCFSLFTQLGGSPATNGTWTGPNGVDDGVFCPGQDPPGVYVYTVSGPPPCPAISATVTIGVSASVNAGNDVTTVVCRPGPTINLFNQITGNPQPGGNWLNPVDQPHSGLFQPSLDIAGVYKYIRTAQSPCPNDTARVTVVVNNAPNAGGNGVTIVCDDEAPFGLLELLTGGPDFNGTWRDPNGVTVVGIYFPGSSPPGVYTYRVGGVQACPNDSSTVTVIENHQPWAGTDGVDEVCSTEPSFSLFPLLQGGPETGGTWRDPNNGPFSGTYVPGISIEGTYSYILFGDAPCVNDTAKVTIFESEQPFPGVDAARTLCSNGPLVALSTLLNGSPDPGGAWSGPNGPVPTGNFDPATDPQGAYVYTIPAAAPCATVSATVQITKVPAPNAGPSGSLAACVDANAVDLSTGLNGEDPGGVWANISGLGVLTGGIWNATGVPTGSYAFTYTVAGTLPCSSDSATVTVQVVQGLDAGDDSAADVCESESLVSLFSLLQGTPQAGGTWVDVGGSGAMVNGVFNASLAGVGSWPFDYILAPSAACEGDTARLVVTVLEGPNAGCSSGQTVCSNANPFLLIQFLSNNGCSPDANGTWTDPDGLPYSGQFDPAVDPSGPYTYTVPAIGNCPQAQATVTMTVEAAPYAGPDTSLSVCSDGPLVALISLLPGADTDGAWLAPGNVPFGGIYNPAIHSPGLYVYNVQGSLFCFPDQATVNITENAAVNAGLDNAVTVCSSQGSFDMNAQLGGSPGQNGSWLDPNGLLLPDDLYDPAVDDPGAYQYVMEGEGACVNDTATLIVNEVPEPQAGTGLTLPVCVTETAQDLFEGLQAPYDAGGVWSDPGATGALTDSLFDATVVGLGTYTFVYTVAGTSPCPNDQATVTVEVSAGVDIGTGAIDTICGNVSYDLFNSLPVGTPQTGTWTDNSGTGQLNGSILNAAQLPSGVSYPFTYEVQTVACGLVSVGVIIHVAAAPNAGGNASVQTCANAGSVDLFGALTGAPEPGGSWTNPLGAAHDGSFETATDVPGTYTYTVLGTAPCTNATATVTITVNQPASAGADSSVTLCNTETAYDLFAALAGEPLVGGSWTELNSTGTLTGAALNTTLLGPGTYGFRYTVQVPGCTPVSATVSVTLLEGVNVSGLTRICNEVDRTYVVRFTISGGDAASYSVTGLDGSLSSTSPFVFTSAPILTSQGFACTVTDANGCSPQLVDGVSPCVFEDDVFVPGLFSPNGDGVNETFQLPGIEGWPGNTVVIFNRWGDEVYSAAGYDNSTVVWDGTSQRAGLSGQLPSGTYYYVIELGGGREPLKGYVYLNR, encoded by the coding sequence TTGCGCCCGACCGTGAGCTTCGACCCGATCCCTGGACCGATCCGCCCGTGGGGTGCGGCCTTGGCGGTGGTGCTGTTGTCCGCCACCTCCGTGGAGGCCCAGACCTTCGTGATGGGCAACGCCAGCTGGCAGGCTTGCAGCGGGGAGTTCCTGGACAGCGGAGGTTCCGGCGGACCATATGGGGACAGCGAGGACCTGACGGCCACCCTGTGCCCGACCAATGGCGCTGGATCGGGCTCCACCGTATCGGTGACCTTCACGGCGTGGGCGGTGCAGCCCGGGGCCACGGACCAGCTCTTCATCCACAACGGCACCAGTACGGCCGACCCGCTGCTGGTCACGGGGAATGGGGCCAACTCCTTGAACGGACAGACCATCACATCCACCGGACCGAGCGGCTGCCTGACCTTCCACTGGGTGAGCGATGCGGCCAACACCTTCGCGGGGTGGGCCGCCACCATCGGCCCGGCCCCCGATGCGGGCACGTCCACCGGCATCACCGTCTGCGATACGGACGCCCCGCTGGACCTGTTCGCCGCGTTGAGCGGCACGCCGGACGCGGGGGGCTCCTGGACAGCCCCCGGAAGCGTGCCCCACGGGTCCACCTTCGACCCGGGCACGGACCCTCCGGGGATCTACACCTACACGGTGAGCGCGGGGGGCGGCTGCCCGGTGGCCACGGCCACGGTGACCGTGGTGGTGAACACGCAACCGGTCGCCGGGGTGAGCACCAGCATCGGGGTGTGCAGCGATGACACCCCCTTCAGTCTCTTCGCCCTGTTGGGACCCACCGCGCAGGCTGGCGGCAGCTGGACCGGTCCCGGCGGCCCGCATCCCCCGACCTACACCCCGGGCGTGTCCCCGGCCGGGATCTACACGTACACCGTCCCGGGTGTACCGCCGTGCGTGGACGCGTCGGCCACGGTGACGGTGAGCGAACAGGCGGCCCCTGACGCCGGCGGCGATCGCAGCATCACCGTGTGCAGCGATGACGCCCCCTTCGCGCTGACCACGCAGCTCAACGGCACCCCCGATCCCGGCGGGCAATGGGTGGGCCCCGGCGGACCGATCCTTGGCGACCTGTTCGACCCCGCAGTGGGTCCGGCCGGGGTGTGGACGTACACCGTGACGGGGATCCCTCCGTGCTCGAACGCCTCGGCCGAGCTCACCATCACCATCCGCCAGGCCCCGGACGCCGGCAGCGACCGCACGGTCGTGGTCTGCAGCACGCGGGGCTCCTTCGCGTTGGTGGATTCCCTGGGCGGCACCCCGGACCTCACCGGCGCGTGGACCGATCCGAACAACGTGGCCGTCAACGGCACCTTCATTCCGGGCACCAGTGCGCAGGGCACCTACACCTATACGGTCACCGGTCAATCGCCCTGCGACCCGGCCGTGGCCACGGTCACCGTGCAACTGGTGATCGCCCCGGATGCGGGCACCAACGCCACTCTGCTGCTGTGCTCCACGGATGCCGATGTGCAGCTGTTCGGCGAGCTGGGGGGCGCTCCGGACCCGGGAGGCAGCTGGACGGACCCGGACGGGGACCCCTTCTCCGGGACCTTCGATCCCGGCAGCGATGATCCCGGTATTTACACCTACACCGTGCAAGGCCAGGCGCCGTGCGTTGATGCCAGTTCCACGGTGACCATTACCGTGACCCCGGCGCCGAACGCGGGCAGTTCGGGCACCGCCTTGGTGTGCAGCACCGAGGGTGCCTTCGATCTCGTGGACAGCCTGGGTGGTTCGCCGGCGGTGAACGGAACCTGGACCGATCCCAATTCCGTGAACGTGCCATCCGGGACCTATGTGCCCGGCACCTCCACGCCCGGCCTCTACACCTACACCGTGACGGGCCTTGCACCGTGCGCCAACGCCATCACCACGGTGGACGTGGACGAGACCGCGGCGCCGAACGCCGGAACGAGCGCCGCCCTCACGGTGTGCAGCGATGATCCGGTGGTGGACCTCTTCACGCTGCTGGGCGGAGCCGATCCAGGGGGTACATGGACCGATCCCGGGAGCCAACCGCACTCGGGCCAATACGACCCGGCCACCGATGTCGGCGGCACGTATACCTACACGGTGGCGGGCACCCCGCCGTGCTCGGATGCGGTGGCCAGCGTGCAGATCACCCGCCGCATCGCGCCGAGGGCCGGTACGGACGGAAGCACCACCGTGTGCAGCAACACCGGCAGTTTCCCGTTGATCTCCGTGCTCGGTGGGTCGCCAATGACCACCGGGGTATGGACGGACCCGAACGGAACGTTGGTCCCCTCGGGGAACTTCATCCCGGGCCAGAGCCTGCCCGGACCATACCGCTACGTGGTAAGCGGCACGGCGCCCTGTGTGAACGACACGGCCTTCGCCACGGTGAACGTGCAGCAGGCGCCCAACGCCGGCATCAACGGGGACACCTTGGTGTGCGGCAATGGGTCCTCGTTCGCGTTGAGCCTGGTGCTGGTGGCGCCCTTCGATGCTAACGGGTCCTGGACCGGACCGGGCACGTCGCCGCACGGCCCCATCTACGACCCGCTTACGGACGTGCCTGACGTGTACACGTACACCGTGGCCGGTGACCCGCCGTGCGCCAACGCCACCGCCTCGGTGATCGTGCAGGAGGTGGCCCCGCCGAACGCGGGCACCGACAACACGGTCACGGTGTGCAGCAATGCGGCGCCCTTCAGCCTGTTCGGTTCGCTCGGCGGGACGCCGGCATCGGGCGGTACATGGAGCGGGCCGGGCGGTGCGATGAACGGCACCTTCACCCCGGGCACCAGTCCCGCGGGACAGTACACCTACACGGTGTCCGGTACCGCGCCCTGTTCATCGGTCTCCGCCATCGTCACCGTGGTGGTCAACAACGCCCCACGCGCAGGAGGTGATGGGGCTGCGACGGTCTGCACGAACTCCGGCGCGATCGACCTTTTCACCCTGCTGCAGCCCCCGTACACCGCTGGCGGCACCTGGCTGGACGTGAACTCGACGGGCCAGCTGTCCGGCAGTGTGCTCCAGACCAACGGGCTGCCGAACAACGTCTATCTGTTCCGTTACGTGGTGCTGGGCTCAGGTCAGTGCCCGAATGACACGGCCGCGGTGTCCATCACCATCGCGCCGCAGCTGGACGCCGGGAGCAACACCTTCCGGCAGGTCTGTGGCAATGAGACGGCCTATGACCTCTTCGCGCACCTCAACGGCGGGCCCGATCCGGGCGGTGTCTGGATCGACAATGACAACACGAACGCGCTCACCAACGGGGTGTTCAACGCCACGCTGGTGGCCCCGGGCAACTACGACTTCACGTATTTCCTGGACGGTGGCGGGTTCTGCCCGGACGACCAGGCGATGATGACCGTGAACGTGGAAGGCGCGCCGGATGCGGGGCTCAGTGCGGACACGGTGGTCTGCGGCAACGGCGGTGTGTTCCAGTTGTTCACGGTGCTCGGTGGCACCCCGGAAGCAGGTGGGACCTGGAAGTTCAACGGCCAGCCGCACGGACCGAGCTACGACCCGGTGAACGACCTGCCCGGTGAGTATGAGTACCGGGTGGATGGCGATCCGCCCTGCCAGGACTCCATCGCCACAGTGACCGTCACGGAGGTGGCCCCACCGAACGCGGGCCAGGGGCGCCCGGTGAGCGTGTGCGAGAACGATGCGCCGTTCGTGATGACCGACAGTCTCGGAGGGACGCCACAGCTGACGGGCACGTGGACGGACCCGAACAACCAGGTGCATGCGAACCTGTTCGTGCCCGGTGTGGACCCCTCTGGGGCCTACGTGTACACGGTGCCAGGGAACTTCCCGTGCAGCAACGCTTTCGCGGTGCTCACCGTGAACAAGACCTTGGAACCGGATGCCGGAGGGGACGGTCAGGTGGCGGTGTGCGATGACGCGGGCGCCTTCCTGCTCAGCACGGTGCTGACCGGCACCCCGGATGCGGGCGGGTTCTGGCGTGACCCGAACGGGGCGATCACCGATGTGCTGTTCGACCCGCTCGTGGACCCCGAAGGCGACTACACCTACGTGGTGCCGGCCAGTGGGGCCTGCGAAGCGGACAGTGCGGTGGCCAGTGTGTTCGTGAACCCCCGGCCGAACGCCGGCAACAGCACCTCCACGACGGCGTGTTCCACGGGTGGGTCGGTGAACCTGTTCCCCTTGCTGGGCGGCGCGGACAATACCGGCTTCTGGACCAACCCGCTGGGGCAGCTGCATGGGGGTGAGTTCAACCCGCAGAACGATCCGCCCGGAGCGTACAAGTACAAAGTGAATGGTGTGTTCCCCTGCCCGGCGGACTCGGCGGTGGTCATCGTATCCGTGAGCGCGCCGTTGAGCCCCGGCACCAGTGTCACCCGCTCGGTGTGCTCGTCCCAACCCTGCTTTTCGCTCTTCACGCAGTTGGGCGGTTCGCCGGCCACCAATGGCACCTGGACGGGGCCCAACGGGGTGGACGATGGCGTGTTCTGTCCGGGTCAGGACCCGCCCGGGGTGTACGTGTACACCGTGAGCGGACCGCCGCCGTGCCCGGCCATCTCCGCCACGGTCACCATCGGGGTGAGCGCCAGTGTGAACGCCGGCAATGATGTGACCACGGTGGTCTGCCGTCCCGGACCCACCATCAACCTGTTCAATCAGATCACCGGCAACCCGCAGCCGGGCGGCAATTGGCTGAACCCGGTGGACCAGCCGCACAGCGGGCTGTTCCAGCCGAGCCTGGATATCGCTGGGGTCTACAAGTACATCCGCACTGCCCAGTCGCCCTGCCCGAACGACACCGCGCGCGTCACGGTGGTGGTGAACAATGCCCCCAACGCGGGCGGCAATGGTGTCACCATCGTGTGCGATGATGAGGCCCCCTTCGGTCTGTTAGAGCTGCTGACCGGTGGGCCGGACTTCAACGGCACCTGGCGCGACCCCAACGGGGTCACCGTGGTGGGCATCTACTTCCCCGGGTCGAGCCCACCGGGCGTGTACACCTACCGCGTGGGTGGCGTGCAGGCCTGCCCCAACGATTCCAGCACGGTGACGGTGATCGAGAACCACCAGCCGTGGGCCGGGACCGATGGCGTGGACGAGGTGTGCAGCACCGAGCCGTCCTTCTCCCTGTTCCCGCTTCTGCAAGGGGGACCGGAGACCGGTGGCACCTGGCGCGACCCGAACAACGGCCCCTTTTCCGGCACTTACGTGCCCGGCATCTCCATCGAAGGCACCTACAGCTACATCCTGTTCGGCGATGCGCCCTGCGTGAACGACACGGCCAAGGTCACCATTTTCGAGAGCGAGCAGCCCTTCCCCGGGGTGGATGCGGCACGCACCCTGTGCAGCAACGGTCCATTGGTGGCCTTGTCCACCCTGCTGAACGGTTCGCCTGATCCGGGCGGCGCGTGGAGCGGACCGAACGGGCCGGTGCCCACGGGCAACTTCGATCCGGCCACCGATCCGCAGGGGGCCTACGTGTACACGATCCCGGCCGCAGCGCCCTGCGCCACGGTGAGCGCGACCGTGCAGATCACCAAGGTGCCCGCCCCGAACGCCGGACCGTCGGGCTCGCTGGCTGCCTGCGTGGATGCCAATGCGGTGGATCTCTCCACCGGCCTGAACGGAGAGGACCCCGGAGGCGTGTGGGCGAACATCAGTGGCCTGGGCGTCCTCACCGGCGGCATCTGGAACGCGACCGGTGTGCCCACGGGCAGCTATGCGTTCACGTACACCGTCGCTGGCACGCTTCCTTGCAGCTCGGATTCGGCCACGGTCACGGTGCAGGTGGTGCAAGGCCTGGATGCCGGTGATGACAGCGCGGCCGATGTGTGTGAGAGCGAGAGTCTGGTGTCGCTGTTCAGCCTGCTGCAGGGCACGCCGCAAGCCGGGGGCACCTGGGTGGATGTGGGTGGTTCGGGCGCGATGGTCAACGGGGTGTTCAACGCTTCGCTGGCCGGCGTAGGGTCCTGGCCGTTCGACTACATCCTGGCCCCTTCCGCCGCTTGCGAGGGCGACACGGCCAGGCTGGTGGTCACCGTGCTGGAGGGACCCAACGCGGGGTGCTCCAGTGGGCAGACGGTGTGCAGCAACGCCAACCCCTTCCTGCTGATCCAGTTCCTGAGCAACAACGGGTGCAGCCCCGACGCGAACGGGACATGGACGGACCCCGACGGTCTGCCCTACAGCGGACAGTTCGATCCGGCGGTGGATCCCTCCGGTCCATACACCTACACGGTGCCGGCCATCGGCAACTGCCCGCAGGCGCAGGCCACGGTGACCATGACGGTGGAGGCCGCTCCGTACGCAGGACCCGACACCAGCCTGAGCGTGTGCAGCGACGGCCCTTTGGTGGCCCTGATCTCCCTGCTCCCTGGCGCTGACACCGATGGCGCCTGGCTGGCACCGGGCAACGTGCCCTTCGGCGGCATTTACAACCCCGCCATCCACAGCCCCGGGCTTTACGTGTACAATGTGCAGGGCTCCTTGTTCTGCTTCCCCGACCAGGCCACGGTGAACATCACCGAGAACGCTGCGGTGAACGCCGGGTTGGACAATGCGGTCACCGTGTGTTCGTCCCAAGGCTCGTTCGACATGAACGCACAGCTAGGCGGAAGTCCGGGACAGAATGGATCTTGGCTGGACCCGAACGGTCTGCTTCTCCCGGATGATCTCTACGACCCCGCCGTGGATGATCCCGGAGCCTATCAGTATGTGATGGAAGGCGAAGGAGCGTGTGTGAACGATACCGCCACCCTGATCGTGAACGAGGTACCGGAGCCGCAGGCGGGCACCGGCCTCACGCTGCCGGTCTGCGTGACGGAGACGGCGCAGGATCTTTTCGAGGGTCTTCAGGCCCCCTATGATGCAGGCGGGGTGTGGTCCGATCCAGGTGCCACTGGAGCGCTCACCGACAGCTTGTTCGATGCCACGGTGGTGGGTCTGGGCACTTACACCTTCGTGTACACGGTCGCGGGCACCAGCCCGTGTCCGAACGACCAGGCCACGGTCACCGTGGAGGTCTCGGCCGGGGTCGACATCGGTACGGGGGCCATCGACACCATCTGCGGCAACGTATCATACGATCTGTTCAACTCGCTGCCGGTGGGTACCCCCCAGACCGGCACCTGGACCGACAATTCGGGGACGGGTCAGCTCAACGGCTCCATCCTCAACGCCGCCCAGTTGCCGAGCGGGGTCAGCTATCCGTTCACCTATGAGGTGCAGACCGTGGCCTGCGGACTTGTTTCGGTCGGCGTCATCATCCATGTGGCGGCGGCGCCCAATGCCGGGGGCAACGCCTCGGTGCAGACCTGCGCGAACGCAGGCTCCGTGGACCTCTTCGGCGCGCTGACGGGCGCTCCGGAGCCGGGCGGCAGCTGGACCAACCCCTTGGGGGCCGCTCACGACGGGTCGTTCGAGACCGCGACCGATGTGCCGGGCACCTACACCTACACGGTCCTGGGGACCGCACCATGCACCAACGCCACGGCGACGGTGACGATCACCGTGAACCAGCCTGCCAGCGCGGGGGCGGACAGCAGCGTCACCCTGTGCAACACGGAAACGGCCTATGACCTCTTCGCAGCCCTTGCCGGCGAACCGCTGGTGGGCGGCAGCTGGACGGAGCTCAACTCGACCGGCACGCTGACGGGCGCTGCGCTGAACACCACCCTGCTGGGACCGGGCACCTACGGGTTCCGCTATACGGTACAGGTCCCGGGTTGCACGCCCGTATCGGCCACGGTGTCGGTGACCCTGCTCGAAGGGGTGAACGTGAGCGGCTTGACGCGCATCTGCAACGAAGTGGATCGCACCTACGTCGTACGGTTCACCATCAGCGGCGGCGATGCGGCCAGCTACAGTGTCACGGGTCTTGACGGTTCGCTGAGCTCCACCTCGCCCTTCGTGTTCACCAGCGCGCCGATCCTCACCAGCCAGGGCTTCGCATGCACGGTGACCGATGCCAATGGTTGTTCTCCGCAACTGGTGGATGGGGTGAGCCCCTGCGTCTTCGAGGACGACGTGTTCGTGCCGGGGCTCTTCTCGCCGAACGGGGACGGGGTGAACGAGACCTTCCAGCTCCCCGGCATCGAGGGGTGGCCCGGCAACACGGTCGTGATCTTCAACCGCTGGGGCGACGAGGTGTACAGCGCTGCGGGCTATGACAACAGCACGGTGGTCTGGGACGGCACCTCGCAACGCGCGGGCCTCTCGGGCCAGCTGCCGAGCGGCACGTACTACTACGTCATCGAACTGGGCGGCGGGCGCGAACCGCTCAAGGGATACGTCTACCTGAACCGATGA
- a CDS encoding type IX secretion system membrane protein PorP/SprF, producing MKRRSVVHALFVLLLMGAVAGRVRAQQDPLYSQYMFNTLAFNPGYAGSADVFTIMALTRHQWVGFEGAPSTQTLTLHSPLPVNGLALGGTVLHDRVGPARQTGAFLDVAYRIRTGERSRLAFGLKGGVNLFQADLAGLSTVEVDPSAASISSKALPNFGFGLFWHAPRWYVGLSAPKLLQNTLTEAQSAVVATAQEDRHYFLLGGAVFDVGRDLKLKPSVMLRAVAGAPLSLDVNLNLLLRERIWLGGMYRVGNAFGVMAQYQFNEQFRAGYAFDLTTTRLGAYNAGTHEVMLSYDLKFTKGRTISPRYF from the coding sequence ATGAAACGCCGCTCCGTCGTCCACGCCCTGTTCGTGCTGCTCCTGATGGGCGCGGTGGCCGGTCGTGTGCGTGCGCAGCAGGATCCCCTGTACAGCCAGTACATGTTCAACACGCTGGCCTTCAATCCGGGGTACGCGGGCAGTGCGGATGTGTTCACGATCATGGCCCTCACGCGGCACCAGTGGGTGGGCTTCGAGGGGGCGCCCAGCACGCAGACCCTGACGCTGCATTCCCCGTTGCCGGTGAACGGACTGGCCCTGGGCGGGACCGTGCTGCATGATCGCGTGGGTCCGGCGCGGCAGACCGGCGCTTTTCTGGACGTGGCGTACCGCATCCGCACCGGCGAGCGCTCACGCCTGGCCTTCGGTCTGAAAGGCGGGGTGAACCTCTTCCAGGCCGACCTCGCAGGATTGAGCACCGTGGAGGTGGATCCGTCGGCCGCGAGCATCAGCAGCAAGGCGCTGCCGAACTTCGGGTTCGGCCTCTTCTGGCACGCGCCTCGCTGGTACGTGGGCCTTTCGGCGCCCAAGTTGTTGCAGAACACCCTCACCGAGGCACAGAGCGCCGTGGTGGCCACCGCGCAGGAGGATCGCCATTACTTCCTGCTCGGTGGTGCGGTGTTCGACGTGGGCCGCGACCTGAAGCTGAAGCCCTCGGTGATGCTGCGCGCGGTGGCGGGTGCGCCGCTTTCACTGGATGTGAACCTGAACCTCCTGCTGCGGGAGCGCATCTGGCTGGGCGGCATGTACCGCGTGGGCAATGCCTTCGGCGTGATGGCGCAGTACCAGTTCAACGAGCAGTTCAGGGCGGGCTACGCCTTCGACCTCACCACCACGCGTTTGGGCGCCTACAACGCCGGCACGCACGAGGTGATGCTGAGCTACGACCTGAAGTTCACCAAGGGGCGGACGATCTCGCCACGCTACTTCTGA